The DNA region GGGTCTTGGATCCGCCACTACTTGTACTTCCCTTATTTCTCAAATTCCAATGTCACAAATTGCTTTATGAACAAGCTTCCATAATTAGACCTGGTGTTTACGCTAACAAAACCATTTTGTTTCCCTATTTTTTGAGCCCAAACTCAAAGATAATCACAAGATGCAAATATCTATACCAACATGAAATTTACCTAAAAACAATAGAGAATATTACAACTACAATATTGTAACAAGATAATTACCTGACCAGACATAAAAATAAGTGTTATCCACACTTATACAAGGAACTCCACATTTGGGATAAGCATCTTCTTGGCTTTTGAGTTCTTCATTTAGAAGCATGTTGACTTCATCAAACCTAACAAACTCCATATTGTTACCTTCATATAGGACAGAGGTGGCTAGGCTTTGATTTCTACTTACTAGGTTTTAGAACCCGTAACATGTGTTTAGGTATTGGGTTTTTAAACTCAGAATAGCTTTTCATAGAAAGGAGCATACCTGGAATACTTCTTCTCTAATATGAGGTGGTTCCTTCTCTATGGAGTTTTGGGTGGTGGAGGTCGTAGATTTAGGAAATCCGggtaaagaagaagaagaaggagaaggaggatgaggaggatgaggaggaggagagatggTGAACGGCAGggaataataaaaatggacccctaataatTTTAACGTTCAAAATTTCATTAGTACCATTATATTGGTTCGTTTGGCAATTGACCTCTTATAACCCGCCCAGGGGTCGCGTGTTCGAATCCAAGCAACGCGACCTTCCgctttaatttttgaattctttcaattcaaattaattaacaaataacatgtcaaaagccaaaaggtgggattcgaacccgctacataaaagtaacatacacagttactaaccactagaccagcttaaatcattaataacatcttaaacattaattattataactaaattttattttagaggaaagtttaatgagaattttttttggggccccttctttttggaggccctgagttgtgggcctgcttgcacagacCCAATGCCGGCCCTGGTGAACGGGATGAAGGAGAGAGCATGGGAGAGAGAGAGCTTGAAATGAAGAaggattttcaattttttatgttcataatttttgtattttaaaaagaaaaaatagtttGTTTCAATCTCAAATCAtcattagtttttctttttttgagaaataaatCATATTTAGTtgaaaaaaagttatttgaatattttgttcttaattaattatgtttttcttaataatttaaataaaaaagaaaaaataaattcaaagtcagctcattaattgatgtgACCATGGCTGCTAGAGCTCCGACGTTTACCCAAAAAACTTTAGGGAGTAAAACCAACAATTTCCCCAAAACCAACAATTACGTCGatgagggacgaaaaccaaaacTAGCGTAaatgttagggaccaaaaacttaattatttttttaaaagaacttAATTAAGCCTTAAATATATGGGGGGCGGGTTAAAGCTAACCCAACGCGAGGAGGAGAGATGGTGAACGGCAGggaataataaaaatggacccctaataatTTTAACGTTCAAAATTTCATTAGTACCATTATATTGGTTCGTTTGACAATTGACCTCTTATAACCCGCCCAGGAGTCGCGTGTTCGAATCCAAGCAACGCGACCTTCCgctttaatttttgaattctttcaattcaaattaattaacaaataacatgtcTAGAGCTGGGCGAATTGGCCCGCGCCCGCGGGCTGGCCCGCTTAACCCGCAGCCCGCGCAGGCTGTGGCCCGGTGATTGGTTGCCCGTTTAAAAGCGGGCCTACGTGGTCTGGCCCGCTCAACCCGCGAGTTCAGGCGGGTTGAACCGCGGTTTTGCGGGTTGGACCgcattacaaaagaaaaaaaaaagtcttggTTTGTTTTAGATTTTTAAGACATGTTTGTTCAACTTTAAGATTTGTAAGACTTGTGTGCATTACTTAAGGACTTCATGTTTGGATTTGTTAGACTTAATGTCTGGATTTGTAAGACTTTCTTTTATGTTATTTGAATTTATAGTAATACTATATGCAAGAAGTTAAGAATGGATTTGAGTTTACTAATTATGAATTATTATGTATCAACAAAGTTTGaaaactttggaaaaaaaaatccatttattttttaatttagtcatttataaggtttttaatgaaaaaaatatttttaatttagttttatattgtatttttattattttttaatttggctTGTATCCCGCGGGCTAGCCCGCTAATCCGCGGGGCGGGGGCGGACTAGCGTAATAGAGGCCCGTTTaaatgcgggcctacgcgggGCGGTCCTACGCGGGGCGGACTTACGCGGGGCGGGCCTACGCGGGGCGGTCTAACCGCATACCCAGCTCTAAACATGTCAAAAGCCAAAAGGTGGGATTCGAACCCGCtacataaaagtaacatacACAGTTACTAACCACTAGACCAACTTAAATCATTAATaacatcttgaacattaattattataactaaattttattttagaggaAAGTTTAATGAAAATTTTTTTGGGGCCCCTTCTTTTCTGAGGCCCTgagctgtgggcctgcttgcacagacCCAATGCCGGCCCTGGTGAACGGGATGAAGGAGAGAGCAtgggagagagagaggttgAAATGAAGAaggattttcaattttttatgttcataatttttgtattttaaaaagaaaaaatagtttGTTTCAATCTCAAATCAtcattagtttttctttttttgagaaataaatCATATTTAGTtgaaaaaaagttatttgaatattttgttcttaattaattatgtttttcttaataatttaaataaaaaagaaaaaaaaattcaaagtcagctcattaattgatgtgACCATGGCTGCTAGAGCTCCGACGTTTACCCAAAAAACTTTAGGGAGTATAAAACCAACAATTTCCCCAAAACCAACAATTACGTCGatgagggacgaaaaccaaaacTAGCGTAaatgttagggaccaaaaacttaattctttttttaaaagaacTTAATTAAGCCTTAAATATATGGGGGGCGGGTTAAAGCTAACCCAACGCGAGGAGGAGAGATGGTGAACGGCAGggaataataaaaatggacccctaataatTTTAACGTTCAAAATTTCATTAGTACCATTATATTGGTTCGTTTGGCAATTGACCTCTTATAACCCGCCCAGGAGTCGCGTGTTCGAATCCAAGCAACGCGATCTTCtgctttaatttttgaattctttcaattcaaattaattaacaaataacatgtcaaaagccaaaaggtgggattcgaacccgctacataaaagtaacatacacagttactaaccactagaccagcttaaatcattaataacatcttgaacattaattattataactaaattttattttagaggaaagtttaatgagaatattttttggggccccttctttttggaggccctgagctgtgggcctgcttgcacagacCCAATGCCGGCCATGGTGAACGGGATGAAGGAGAGAGcatgggagagagagagaggttgaaATGAAGAaggattttcaattttttatgttcataatttttgtattttaaaaagaaaaaatagtttGTTTCAATCTCAAATCAtcattagtttttctttttttgagaaataaatCATATTTAGTtgaaaaaaagttatttgaatattttgttcttaattaattatgtttttcttaataatttaaataaaaaagaaaaaataaattcaaagtcagctcattaattgatgtgACCATGGCTGCTAGAGCTCCGACGTTTACCCAAAAAACTTTAGGGAGTAAAACCAACAATTTCCCCAAAACCAACAATTACGTCGatgagggatgaaaaccaaaacTAGCGTAaatgttagggaccaaaaacttaattctttttttaaaagaacTTAATTAAGCCTTAAATATATGGGGGGCGGGTTAAAGCTAACCCAACCCGATTATTTCATATCCAAAAAGTTTATTTGGTTAGTTTCCTAGCGCCAAATCTATTGTTTCATACCTTTTTATCTACCAAGCTAAAAAGATCAACATTCATTAATTCATCTTCTAACGAAAACCTCTAAAGCACGGGTACGTGAGTTTGGCCTGCGCACCGATGCTGGGTGCACACCGGGTGCGGGTACACGGCGGGTACGTTTTGGTGCGCACCGGAAAAATTGGGTACGCGGGCGGTGCGGTGTGGGTACGTAAATTGGGTactttgatgcaaaaattgggtaatttttttaccaaattaactaattaaaatactattaatatttatttaccCCTAAATTTCACCTCTTAGTCTCTCACGTTCGCAGTTCAGTTTCATGCCGTTTTGCTCTTCTCTCTCCTCACGTACGTGAACTGCTCTCAACCTCTCACCACCGCAAGCCATTTTTCTCACCAACGCACGTCGTTTTTCCGCCACTATACTTGAAGGTCCTCTACTGTGCTATTTTATGTTAGAGGTTTGATTATACCCGCACCGGGTACCGTGAATCCTAGACGGAAACCCAACCTTTTTTTATCTGTGTGTCTATCTACTCTAATCAGTAATCACAACACATTCTGGTTCCTCTGATTTGCAGCAATGACGGGCGGTCATGGTCATCTCTTCAACAACATCACCGTCGGAGGCCGCGGCGGCACGGTCagttctctctctcttcccGTTTACTCGAAAATACTGATTTCCGTCAAACCCCTAATTTTTTATCCTTCgattttgctttaaaaactTCCATCAAAACCCTAATTGAAAACTTGTATGGGTTTTGTTCTTTTTATGGGGTTGCAGAATCCAGGCCAGATAAAAATACATCCTGGAGGAATTGTATGGAAAAGACAGGGGGGTGGTAAATCAATTGAGGTTGATAAAGCTGATATAATGGGGGTCACGTGGATGAAGGTTCCAAGGTCTAATCAACTTGGTGTTCAGATCAAAGATGGCTTGTTCTACAAGTTTACTGGATTTCGTGATCAGGTTAATCTTGTGCATTTACTAATTCTGTTCCTTTTATTAACTCTTCAATAGATGTTAATATTGATTAGTTGGACTTGGATTGCTAttcaattttataaatattttgcaGGATGTTGTAAGCTTGACCGATTTCTTCCAAAACATGTTTGGAATAGCTGTAGAGGAGAAGAAGCTTTCTGTTAGTGGGCGCAATTGGGGAGAAGTTGATCTAAATGGTTGGTGATATTTCCATGAACTCACTTATGTCTTGCAATATGCAACTGATATTATCTACATGATACACTGCATATATCTCATACATCTCCCTTTGTTATTCTTACTCGctatacttaaaaaaaaatttgtttgggGATAAGAGTTTGACATCATGTTCTGTTTGATGTATCAGCATCATGAGGATATAGTATGTAAGCAAGGGAAAGATGTTTCTTATTTTTAAAGGAAGTCAGTTGATATCATTCAGTTTGTCTTTCGAGATTTCTTGTATAATGCAGGATGGCTTTAGTATGTGAAGAAATGGGGTGAATTTGCTGTTACTTCTTTTTAACCAATTTGAAgtttgttcttttctttttggtgTACTCTAGGTCCACAATAAATCTAAGCACCAATACCTCCAATTTGGTATGTACATGAAGTGAAACCTTAAAGTGAAAAAGTTAAGATCGGAAAGCGTTTTTCGTTTTGGGGGGCGGGGGGTGGCTTCTAAAACCGGAATTTCATCTTATTCTTGTTTTCATCTTTTGCGAATTAAGTTCAGTCTTTCCCTTTGTGGTGAAACGTTGTCTTTGATTGACTTCTTTTATACAGTCATACTACCACTAGATATTCTTATGCTTCTAGTTCCATTTCAGGAAATATGCTTGGTTTCATGGTTGGTTCAAAGCAAGCTTTTGAGGTATCTTTAGCGGATGTCTCTCAAACACACCTTCAAGGGAAAAATGATGTGTTATTGGAGTTCCATGTGGATGACACAACTGGAGCTAATGAGGTATATCTGTATATTACATACACATAAAATCTTATATGTTTTAACAAATTCATACAGTTCCCTCACCCAAGCTTGGCTTGAACAGCAGGCTGCAGTTTATAGGTTCTATTTGGGTGTGCTTTTATTTATGGTCTAATATATTGTTCATGTTATGATCTCAGAAAGATTCATTGGTGGAGATAAGTTTCCACATACCAAATTCCAACACCCAGTATGTTGGTGATGAAAATCATCCTCCTGCTCAGGTGAGTTTGCTCAAAACTTTTATAAGTTTCATGTTACAGTAATTAGTAACTTCCAGACAACTGACGTTTGCACATTCTTTTTCGCTTCaggttttccgtgataaaataatGTCTATGGCTGATGTTGGTGCTGGGGGTGAAGATGCTGTTGTTACATTTGAGGGTATTGCAATCCTTACCCCAAGGTGATACCTTTCAAATAATTGTCTTGTATATTGATGGCTTGCTTTTCTGTCCTTCCAAGAAAAAAGATCAATCCCTATTAAtgcgattttttttttgtgcagaGGACGTTACAGTGTTGAGCTACACCTGTCATTCTTGCGACTTCAAGGACAGGCTAATGATTTCAAAATCCAGTATAGCAGTATCGTTCGCATATTTTTACTTCCTAAGGTTTATTTGCAGATCATTTGTTTTCATTTCACTGATATTGTTTTCATATAATTTAGTGCAATCACCAAACCATGTCTTATAGTTGATGCTTTTTTCTAGACTTGTTAAGTATACTGACAACTTCTCATCTCTACTGATTGTATTTATCCGCAGTCTAATCAGCCACATACATTTGTCATTATTAGTCTTGATCCCCCTATTCGGAAAGGACAAACTTTGTACCCTCATATTGTGATGCAGGTAATTGCCTTCTGTTTAATTTTTAACAATTTCGGTGATACACTGATACGTATTTTGCTTGCTTCTGAACCTGacaattttttctcatttttgtATAGTTTGAAACTGATTTAGTTGAACAAAGTGAATTGGCAATAAATGAAGATCTTTATAACACCAAGTACAAGGACAAGTTGGAGCTTTCATATAAGGTATTTCTTAAACTGTTGATAACTGATTCAACGATATGCTGCTTGTGTACAAAAAAACTTACTTTAGTTGATTGATGAATAAAAAATTTCCTAACTAGGGGTCTTGCATAGAAATGCAATTGCTGATATAAATCACTTACAATTCAATAATCAGGGTCTGATCCATGAAGTGTTCACCACAATATTACGCGGCTTGTCTGGGTCCAAAGTTACCAAGCCTGGAACATTTAGGAGTTGTCTACATGGTTATGCAGTGAAATCATCTTTGAAAGCGGAAGATGGAATTCTGTATCCCCTTGAGAAGGGCTTCTTTTTTCTACCTAAACCCCCCACTCTTATTCTTCATGATGAGGTAAAATCGAATTTTTTATTACTGATGGTCAGATATCGTCTAGCTACTTTTGACGTACAAAATTACATATAATGTTATACGTTGgaggttttgatttttttttttcatccttTCCTACTAGATTGACTATGTGGAATTTGAGCGGGGTGGTACAAATATGCATTATTTTGACCTTCTTATCAGACTAAAATCTGAGCAAGAGCATCTCTTCCGTAATATTCAGAGAAACGAATACGACAATTTGTTAAGTTTTATAAGGTATATTAGCTCTTTGCCAAATTTTACATAGTTACAACTAATTGTTTGATTTAATTTGATGAACAATTAATTGTTGTCCTGTGCACATAGGTCAAAGAGTTTAAAAATTATGAACTTAGGAGGTGCCCAGCCAACTGTTGGTATGGCTCAGGTTCTTGAGAATGATCATGATGATGCTGTTGATCCACATCTAGAGCGCATTAAAAATGAAGCTGGTGGAGATGAAAGTGATGAGGAGGTACCCAAATCTGTATTTGATATAAATTTGTATTCTAATTTCAGTAATTGATGGGACAACGTTTATTTATATTTCCAAAAGTTTCTTAAAATATTTGGGCATGAGGAAAACATAACTTGGAATTCTCCTCACCTTACTATTGTTCCATTCTTCAACTTGCATTTATGCAGCTGAACTTTCTCCTGTTCATTGAGATATCCTCTAGTTTCTTGTATTGTTTGTTACTATCGTGTTAGTGCGCATTTACTGTATTCTGTTAATGTGGGTATGGCTCTTAAATCTTCATGTAAGTTGCCCCACCTCCCCTCTTTTTTCTATCGGTGCACCCAGTGTTGAGATTTTGAAGTCTTGGTTTGCTTCTACATTATTAATCATGGCAAATGTCTACAGGATGAAGATTTTGTTGTTGACAAGGATGATGGTGGTTCTCCAACTGATGAGTCTGGTGGGGAAGATTCTGATGCTAGTGATAGTGGTGATGAGAAAGAGGTGTATTTTGCTTTTATTTTCCTTCATTACCTTGTGATACAACCCCTGTACTCTTTAAATCATTGGTGTGCCAGCCTTACACCTTAATGACGGTCAATTTTCAGAAGCCTGCCAAAGTGGAACCAAAGAAGGTTCTGTCTTCTAAGGCATCCAACTCTAAGAGGAAATCAAAAGATGCTGATGAagatggaaaaaagaaaaaacagaagaaaaaggACCCAAATGCACCCAAGAGGGCAATGTCTGGTTTCATGTTCTTTTCTCAAATGGAAAGAGAGGTGCGTTCTATGTTATACATGTTGGCAatgtgattttgggttttgttgtgtgGGTTACTGGTGAGTGTATTCATCACTTCACTTCCGTATAGGTATAGCTATTCTATGTGGCTAGGTTTGTAGGGAAAATCTTTACGAGGCCAGGTTTTGGATAATCTGAGATCATCCGGCAAACCTTTAGCTACTTTTTTTGATTGACTTTTCAAGTAGGTGTTACATAAATTGAGTTCTCcttacatattattattatttttttcaaatgacAGAATCTGAAGAAAACTAATCCTGGAATTTCATTTACGGATGTGGGGAGAGTACTTGGAGAGAAATGGAAGAAGATATCAGGTATGGTTTATTGCATGCTGTTTCATTTCATGCAGTTCCAGTGAGAGTCATTATTCTTTCATGATCAGCTCAGAGTTTATTATGTGCTGTGACTAAGTTTTGTATTTCTTTGCGTGTTGATTGCACAGCGGAGGATAAAGAGCCATATGAGGCAAAAGCCCGTGCTGATAGGAAACGTTACATGGATGAGATTAGTGGCTACAAGAATCCACAACCCATGAATGTTGATTCAGGAAATGAATCTGACAGTGCCTAAGATTTTGATCTGATATAACGTAATTACTTGatatatgcaaaaaaaaaattgaatttgtaTCACTAGCTTCCATCTAGCGTTAGTACACTTGCAATGTAAATATTACTTTTCTAGTTTGTGAAGTTTTTGGTGATTTTACTATGTTTATAAATTCCATGCAACAACTAAGCTCCAATTTTCTGGATTTTTTTCCGTGATCTTTCGTGGAAACATTTAAAATGCAACAAAAAGCCTATTTGTTTGACAGTTGCAGTTAAAAATAGTTacacattaaattttattttatttaacattAATTATGTTTGAGTAACTTTTTTCTATCAAATTTAAAAGTACATTTGCATACCTGCAGTTTCTTCCCAATATTTCTACACGACTGTATTCTGTAAGCTCTAAGAAAGCTATCAGATGCAAAGTTCTGAGAAGTTAAAACCAAATACAAACTTTAACTTGTATCTTTACCTGCAATACAAGAATCCAACATAGAAAGGAAACATTTTCAATGGGATATAAAATGATTTGAATAAACTTACTATAGGATTATCAGGTAGCCTTGGATCAGTAATGACAAAGTTTTTCTCAATAAGCGCGCTCAAGTGTGGTAGCAAGATCAACCTTTCCTCTTTTCCCTGAGCTTTTCTTTGTCATCGAATTTGAAGCTATCAGGCCTGTCATCATCCTCACGGTCAGAGATGACAACCTCAATAACTTCATTATCTATGCTTTCATCTTTGGGAGGACTTCTCTTAATGAACCTGAAGCATAGAAAGATAGCATTGTGGTATTGGATtatcatatataatataaatagtaaatttagtaataaaaaaatttagtgATAATCTTAAGAACAAAGAACAATGTGTATAAGTAAATAATGACATATACCCCATGAAAGCGATGGTTGTTTTTCTGTTTGTTTTCAGGTAGCTCACTGATTCGCTTCATTGAATTTCGATTTCTTCCGTCAAAATGAAGACACACTCTCAGATTTTCTCTTTGAAGTTTTACCTGCTTTTCTATCATCtacctctttctctttctcctcGTTAACGTTTCCGATGTCCCCAAACAATATCGACCAAGACGTAATATCCCTCTATCGTTTGGAAATCCAATTTTTAGATAGCACAATTCAatcccccctttcttgtgttactctGCGTCTTTTCAACTATAGACAACATGTCAACACCCCTTTTTCTCTTGCTTGTTTAACCTGCCCAAATGCCTTGGGCGTACCCTGCTTCATTGGAGCTTTCCCATTCTTCTTATTGACGCTTGGAGACATCTTGGTCTCTAGCATCTTTGGTTGGTCAGGGTAGGAGTTTGGATATTGATTGTAAGTTGACCTTTTTACATTGACTTTGCTGCACGTTCTTTCTAAATCGCTGCATTTATGCTAATTGCTAAGAgcattttttacaattctccataatgtcacatcatctacaccatttactaactttttactccaacctagcaactcttaaaagtttatataGTGGATCCtaccatcaacatcacatttgtatattttattatatatctccatttttttaattgtaagtgcttgtaataaatacaagctcacttttcaagtctagtgtagagtatctattctcacatactcatctttgccatgttggaattgaatatgtactccaatggtaattgaacattagatactaccattggagatgctctaagtgcTCATTCTTGATGGTATAATATTACTAAAATACCCTTATTTAAATTCTACTTgaatagagaagaatgtagttGATATAGAATAGTTGTGGTTGAttaatatgaaatgtgataagtgagagaaaatttaTTAGAAGAGGTTATGAATGAAAAAACttagaaaaaatgcattgatttttggcttaattgcaactttgacCCATGACGTTTGCCAGAAAAGTAATTTTgatccctcacctaatttaattacatggatgacCCCTGACGTTCACACTCGTTGGCAACGTTAGTCCTTCTGTCAATTTCCGTTAAAATCTAACGGTTTCTAGAAAATAAATCCAGAAATCTGTCATCTTCATCTCCTCCTCTCACGTATTGTTGCAAGCTTTCATTCAATTACTCAAAGCGTTTATGTTTTTTGGCTTCTTTTGCTAGAACTTTTTTCCCAATTCCCATCCTTGCTAATTCCTCATAACTCACAACATAATCCGTCCCTCCAAACTCtctacaacaacaacacatTTAAATTAAACCTCAAATCCCATCCTTCTTCCCCAACCTCAAAATCCAGCCATGAATCAagcaccgccaccgccaccgccacctccAACCCTCTCTCCCCACAGGAGAAACCACCGCTACCTCCAACTCTCGCTCAACCACagtcatcaccatcaccatcaccgaTTCCTCTCTCCTTCGTGGAAGAACTTAAGGAAGCCATGAAAGGAACACCATGGCCTTTTCCCTCCATTTCCGATGAAACCACGAGTTCCATGAGGAAACTACCACCGCCATTTGATTCCTCGTCTCATCCGCAGAGAAACCCCTCAATAAATTTATGCTTCACCGCAAACGCCGCCGTCCTTCGTCGCGCGCCGCCACTGGTGGCGATTTCCGGCGATATCTCTGCCG from Lotus japonicus ecotype B-129 chromosome 2, LjGifu_v1.2 includes:
- the LOC130737783 gene encoding FACT complex subunit SSRP1-like; the encoded protein is MTGGHGHLFNNITVGGRGGTNPGQIKIHPGGIVWKRQGGGKSIEVDKADIMGVTWMKVPRSNQLGVQIKDGLFYKFTGFRDQDVVSLTDFFQNMFGIAVEEKKLSVSGRNWGEVDLNGNMLGFMVGSKQAFEVSLADVSQTHLQGKNDVLLEFHVDDTTGANEKDSLVEISFHIPNSNTQYVGDENHPPAQVFRDKIMSMADVGAGGEDAVVTFEGIAILTPRGRYSVELHLSFLRLQGQANDFKIQYSSIVRIFLLPKSNQPHTFVIISLDPPIRKGQTLYPHIVMQFETDLVEQSELAINEDLYNTKYKDKLELSYKGLIHEVFTTILRGLSGSKVTKPGTFRSCLHGYAVKSSLKAEDGILYPLEKGFFFLPKPPTLILHDEIDYVEFERGGTNMHYFDLLIRLKSEQEHLFRNIQRNEYDNLLSFIRSKSLKIMNLGGAQPTVGMAQVLENDHDDAVDPHLERIKNEAGGDESDEEDEDFVVDKDDGGSPTDESGGEDSDASDSGDEKEKPAKVEPKKVLSSKASNSKRKSKDADEDGKKKKQKKKDPNAPKRAMSGFMFFSQMERENLKKTNPGISFTDVGRVLGEKWKKISAEDKEPYEAKARADRKRYMDEISGYKNPQPMNVDSGNESDSA